The following coding sequences lie in one Globicephala melas chromosome 15, mGloMel1.2, whole genome shotgun sequence genomic window:
- the PMEPA1 gene encoding protein TMEPAI isoform X2, which yields MVMVVVITCLLSHYKLSARSFIGRHSQGRRREDALSSEGCLWPSESTVSGSGIPEPQVYAPPRPTDRLAVPAFAQRDRFHRFQPTYPYLQHEIDLPPTISLSDGEEPPPYQGPCTLQLRDPEQQLELNRESVRAPPNRTIFDSDLMDSAMLGGPCPPSSNSGISATCYGGGGRMEGPPPTYSEVIGHYPGASTFQHQQSSGPASLLEGTRLHPAHIAPLESTAAWSKEKDKQKGHPL from the exons atggtgatggtggtggtgatcaCGTGTCTGCTGAGCCATTACAAACTGTCCGCGCGCTCCTTCATTGGTCGGCACAgccagggcaggaggagggaagacGCCCTGTCCTCG GAAGGATGCCTCTGGCCCTCGGAGAGCACGGTGTCAGGCAGTGGAATCCCGGAG CCGCAGGTCTACGCCCCGCCCCGGCCCACCGACCGCCTGGCCGTGCCCGCCTTCGCCCAGCGGGACCGCTTCCACCGCTTCCAGCCCACCTACCCATACCTGCAGCACGAGATCGACCTGCCGCCCACCATCTCGCTGTCGGACGGGGAGGAGCCCCCGCCCTACCAGGGCCCATGCACGCTCCAGCTGCGGGACCCCGAGCAGCAGCTGGAGCTGAACCGGGAGTCGGTGCGCGCGCCCCCAAACAGAACCATCTTCGACAGCGACCTGATGGACAGCGCCATGCTGGgcggcccctgccctcccagcagtAACTCGGGCATCAGCGCCACGTGCTACGGGGGCGGTGGGCGCATGGAGGGGCCACCCCCCACCTACAGCGAGGTCATCGGCCACTACCCCGGGGCCTCCACCTTCCAGCACCAGCAGAGCAGCGGGCCGGCCTCCTTGCTGGAGGGGACCCGGCTGCACCCCGCACACATCGCCCCCCTGGAGAGCACAGCGGCCTGGAGCAAAGAGAAGGATAAACAGAAGGGACACCCCCTCTAG